The DNA segment TCTTCATGCGACTGCTGGACCGGCCGGAGCTGCTCGACCTGGAGGCAGGCATCGTGCTCCAGGCGTACCTGCCCGATGCGCTGGGGGCGATGGTCGAGCTGCAGGAATGGGCCGCCGCCCGGCGGGCCCGTGGCGGTGCGCCGATCAAGGTACGACTGGTGAAGGGTGCCAATCTGCCGATGGAGCAGGTGGAGGCGTCCCTGCACGACTGGCCGCTGGCGACCTGGGGCAGCAAACAGGACTCCGACACCAACTACAAGCGCGTTCTGCACTACGCGCTGCAGCCCGAACATGCCCGCAATGTGCGACTCGGTGTGGCCGGACACAACCTCTTCGACGTCGCCCACGCCTGGTTGCTCGCCGGGAACCTCGGCGTCGTCGATCAGGTCGACTTCGAGATGCTGCTGGGGATGGCGCAGGGTCAGGCCGAGGCGGTACGGCGTACCGTCGGCCAGCTGCTGCTCTACGTACCGGTGGTGCATCCGGAGGACTTCGACGTCGCGATTGCCTATCTGGTGCGCCGGCTGGAGGAGGGCGCCAGCCAGGAGAACTTCATGTCGGCGGTCTTCTCCCTGAACGACGATCCGACGCTCTTCGCCCGGGAGCGTGACCGCTATGTCGCCTCCCTCGCCGGAGTGGACGACCAGATTCCGTTGCCGAACCGGCGGCAGGACCGGCGCAACGAGGATCCGGCCGATTCGATCAAGCCGGTCTTCGACAATGTCCCCGACACCGACCCGGCACTGGCCGGCAACCGGGAGTGGGGGACGACGATCATCGACGCCATCGACGGATCGCAGCTCGGTGAGCAACTGGTCACCGAGCACACGGTGAGCGATGTCGAGGAGCTCGAATCCCTCGTGTCCACCGCAGTCGGCGCCAGTGCCGAGTGGGGAGCGCTCGGCGGTGCCGGTCGGGCGGCGGTGCTGCGCAAGGCGGCGGCCGTGCTCGCTGAGCGTCGGGCCGAACTGCTGGAGGTGATGGGGGCCGAATGCGGCAAGACCCTGGACCAGAGCGACCCCGAGATCTCCGAGGCGATCGACTTCGTCAACTATTACAGCTCGCTGGCCGAACAGCTCGACCAGCTCGACGGCGCCCGTCAGGTGCCGGTGAAGCTGACCGTGGTGACGCCGCCGTGGAACTTCCCGGTCGCCATCCCGACCGGGTCGACCACCGCAGCGTTGGCGGCCGGATCATCGGTGATCATCAAGCCGGCGCCGCAGGCAGCCCGATGCGGGTCGGTGATGGTGCAGGCCCTGTGGGATGCCGGTGTGCCCCGTGCGGTGCTGCAGTTGGTGCACACGGACGAGGGTGAGGTGGGCAAGCGGCTGATCTCGCATCCCGAAGTCGATCGGCTGATCCTCACCGGTGCCTTCGACACCGCATCGCTGTTCCGTGAGTTCCGCCCCGATCTGCCGCTGCTGGCCGAGACCAGCGGGAAGAACGCGATCATCGTCACCCCGCATGCCGATCTTGATCTTGCTGTGAAGGATCTGGTCAACTCCGCCTTCGGTCACGCCGGACAGAAGTGCTCGGCGGCCTCGCTGGGGATCCTGGTCGGCTCGGTCGCAGGCTCGCGCCGTTTCCTTGATCAGCTCACCGACGCCGTGCGCTCGTTGAAGGTGGGCTATCCCTCGGATTCGACCACCCAGATGGGGCCGATCATCGAACCGGCCTCGGGCAAGCTGCGGCGCGCGTTGACCGAGTTGGCCCCGGGCGAGCAGTGGCTGGTCGAGCCGCGACAGCTCGACGACAGCGGTCGCCTGTGGTCGCCGGGCGTGAAGACCGGGGTGGCCCGCGGATCGGAGTTCCATCTCACCGAGTACTTCGGTCCGGTGCTGGGCCTGATCCGGGCCGACGACCTCGCCGAAGCGGTGCAGATCCAGAACCAGGTCGACTACGGTCTGACCGCCGGACTGCACTCCCTCGACCGTGACGAACTGGAGTACTGGTTGGCCGGTGTGCAGGCCGGGAACCTCTACGTCAATCGTGGGATCACCGGTGCGATCGTTCGCCGGCAGCCCTTCGGGGGATGGAAGAAGTCGGCCGTCGGTCCCGGCACCAAGGCCGGTGGCCCGAACTACCTGATCGGGCTGAGCGACTTCGAGACCTCCGGTGCCCGCGACGGTGCGTCGATCAGCGCGGCGATCGAGAAGTTGATCACCGGTGTCGAACTCCCCGACCGCGACCGGGAGTTCCTGGTCCGGTCGACCGGTTCGGATGCCCTTGCCTGGCAACAGGAGTTCGGAGTCACCCGCGACATCAGCGGTCTGCTGGCCGAGCAGAATCATCTGCGTTATGTACCCACCGCAGTGACCATCCGCGACGAGGGTGCGCCGGTGGCCGGACTGCTGCGGGTGCTGGCCGCCGGTGTGCTCAGCGGTGCCCAGGTACGGGTGTCGGTGCCGGCCGCGTTGCCCGACGGCCTGGCCGATCTGGTACGCCGCCACGCCTCCTATGTGGTCGAGGACGATGTCGCCTGGCGGCAACGGCTGACCGGTCCCGACGCTCCCGCGCGGGTGCGCCTGCTGGCCGGTGAGCGGCAACGGTTCGCCGAGCAGAGTGGTGGCCGGGCCGACATCGCCCTCTACGCCCAGCCGGTGACCGAGGCCGGGCGGGTCGAGCTGCTGCCGTACCTGGTCGAACAGGCGGTCTCGATCACCGCGCACCGCTTCGGGTCACCGACCTCCTTGGTCGACGGTCTGTTGTGACGCAGGGCTCCCGGACGGGGATGGCTTCGTGACGAGTCCTCTGGTTAGGCTTACCTGAGTCATTCAGGTGTCCAGCCGGAGGTAGTCCATGAGCTTCAAGGAAGCCAGCAAGTTCACCACCATGTGTGAGGTGGCGGTGATCGCGAATGAGCAGATCAGCCCCAACTTCCGCCGGATCACGGTGGCCGGTGAGGAACTGGCGCAGCTTCCCCGCCATGGCTTCGATCACTGGTTCCGGCTGTTCCTGCCCCAGGAGTCCGGGGAGACCAATTTCGACCTGCCGAAGAAGCTGGGCCTGATCGGCTACGTCAAGTTCATGCGGATGAACTCGGCCACCCGGCCGTACCTGCGCAACTACACGGTGGCCGAGTTCCGCCCCGACCAGCGCGAACTCGACATCGACTTCGTGGTGCACGGCGACCACGGCCCAGCCAGTCGCTGGGCGCAGCGGGCGGGTGCCGGGGACACGGTGGTGCTGGTCGACCAGGGCCGCGGATTCGATCCCGACCCCGGTGCTGCGCAGTACCTGCTGGCCGGTGACGAGACCGTGCTGCCGGCGATCGCCGGGATTCTTCGCGATCTTCCCCGTGAGGCCAGGGGGCTGGCGGTGCTGGAGGTCGCCGACGCAGGGGACCGGCGTGAGCTGGCCGCGCCCGCCGGGTTCGACATCCGCTGGCTGGTCCGCACCGACGAGCATCCCGGGTCGCTGGCACTGGCCGAACTCAAGACCTGGCAGCCCGATGATCCGAAGAGCCTGAGTGCCTACATCTGCGGTGAGCACGAACTGCCTGTGGGCGGTCGACGGCACCTGGTCTCACTCGGCGTACCGAAGTCGCGGATCGCCTTCGTCGGCTACTGGCGCCAGGGCAAGGCCGCCTACTGAACGCGGACCGGGTCGCACCCGGTCGTTCCCGGGGCTGTTTCGTGATCGCCGTACTGGTGAGTAACATAGGTCGCGTACCCTACTGAGGAGACGACCATGGTCGACAGCGTTGCCGAACACACCGACGAGGAACTGCATCCGCCGCTGGAGTTGGGCGTCGAAGCACCCGAGACCGAGTTGGACTCGGCCTGGTTGGGTCGGCATCTCCTGGGCAAGTGGGAGGAACAGCGGCTGGCCGGGCGGCGCAAGGCTGCCGATCCCCGTTATCAGCGCATCGACGGGCTCAGCATGGACGAGCACCGGGCACGGGTCACCGAACAGGTGAAACTGCTGGCCGATGACGGTGCGGCCCTGGCCGCCTTCCCCGCCCGGCTGGGTGGTCGTGATGATCATGGTGGCAACATCGCCGGTTTCGAGGAGCTGGCGCTGGCCGACCCGTCACTGCAGATCAAGGCCGGGGTGCAGTTCGGCCTCTTCGGCGCCGCCATCCTGCACCTGGGCACCGAACGCCATCACGACGAGTTGCTGCCGCCGATGATGAGCCTGCAGAACCCGGGCGCCTTCGCCATGACCGAGACCGGACACGGTTCCGATGTGGCCTCGATCGGTACCACCGCGACCTACGATCCCGCCACCGAGGAGTTCGTGATCCACACCCCCTTCCGGGCGGCCTGGAAGGACTACCTGGGCAATGCCGCGGTGGACGGGCGGGCAGCGGTCGTCTTCGCCCAGTTGATCACCGGCGGCGAGCGCCAGGGTGTGCACGCGTTCTACGTGCCGATCCGCGATGCCGAGGGCAACTTCCTGCCCGGTGTGGGCGGTGAGGACGACGGCCTGAAGGGCGGACTGGGTGGTGTCGACAACGGGCGCCTGCATTTCGACCAGGTCCGGATCCCCCGTACCCAACTGCTGAACAGGTACGGCGATGTGGCCCCCGACGGGACCTACAGCAGCCCGATCGCCAGCCCCGGGCGACGCTTCTTCACCATGCTCGGCACCCTGGTCCAAGGCCGGGTCTCGATCGACGGCGCGGCGGTCGTGGTGTCCAAGGCGGCCCTGGCGATCGCCATCCGTTACGGCGCCGAGCGGCGGCAGTTCCACGCCAGCTCGACCGAGGAGGAAGAGGTCATCCTCGACTACCGCAGCCATCAGCGGCGGTTGTTCACCCGGCTGGCCGACACCTATGCCCGCAGCTACGTCCACGACCGGCTGCTGGACGATCTGGACGAGGTCTTCAGCGGCACCGACGACACCCCCGAACGCCGCGAGGACCTGGAAACCCTGGCGGCCGGGGTCAAGGCGGTCTCCAGCTGGCAGGCCCTGGACATCCTGCAGGAGTGCCGGGAGGCCTGTGGCGGAGCCGGGTTCCTGCAGGCCAATCGGCTCACCCAGCTGCGGGCCGATCTCGATGTCTATGCCACCTTCGAGGGCGACAACACCGTCTTGTTGCAGCTCGTCGGCAAGCGGTTGCTGAGTGATTACGCCAAGCAGTTCAAGGGGGCGAATGCGGCTGCGCTGGCCCAGTTCGCCGCCAAGGAGCTGGCCGGTCGGGCGGCCTCGCTGGTCGGCTTCCACCAGCTCTCCCAGGACGTGGGCGATCTCTGGCGGGCATCCTCGGCCTCGGTCGCCCTGCGACGACGCGCGGTGCAGACCGAGCTGTTGACCGATCGGGTCAGCAGCATCGTCGGTGACATCGCAATGCGCCTGCGCAGCGTCGGACGCGATGACCCCGCGGCTGCGGCGAAGGCCTTCAACAATGTGCAGAACGAACTGCTGGACGCAGCCCGGGCCTGGGTGGAGTTGAAGACCTACGAGGCCTTCGCCGACGCGGTGGCACAGATGCCGGACGCCACCCGGACCGTGATGAAGGATCTGCGGGATCTCTACGCGCTGTGGCTGATCGAGAAGAACCTGGCCTGGTACCTGGCCAATGGCCGGCTCTCCGGCGCCCGGGCGAAGGTCGTCAGTTCCACCATCGAGCGGCTGCTGGTGAAGATCCGCCCGCACGCACTGGGTCTGGTCGATGCCTTCGGCTACGGCGACGAACACCTGCGCGCCGAGATCGCCACCGGTGCCGAGGCCCGGCGGCAGCAGGAGGCAGCGGCTCACCGGGAGTGAGGCTCGGGCCATCCGGTCGAGGCGGCGGCTGACGTGACAGGCTGGCGGGGTGGAGGAGCAACTGCTGGCGCCGTTGGCTGCGGTGAGCATGATCGGCGCCTGGTTCGTCGTCTGTGAGGTGGCCGCGCGCTTCGCCGCCGGTGCCGAGGTGGAACTCTTCCGCAAGGCCGCACATATCGGAGGGACGGTGCTCGCCGCCGGCTCGCTGCTCTGGGTGGAGGTCATCGACTATGTGCTGATCGGGCTCGCCTTCGCCGTGGTGATGGCCGTGCTGCCGCGGTTCGTGCCGTTGCAGGCCATGAGCGAACGAGTCTCCGCCGGGCCGATCGCCTACGGCCTGGGTGTCGCCTGCGCCGCGCTGGTGGCGCCGAATGCGGCGATCTTCGGGGCCGCCCTGCTGATTCTCGGCCTGGCCGACACCGCCGCGGTGGTGATCGGCAAGCGATGGCCGCTGCGCCGGCTGCGCAGCGGCAAGAGCGTCGGCGGAGGCCTCGGCTTCTGGCTGATCGCCGCGATGCTGCTCGCAGGCGTCGGTGCGGTCGCCTGGCCGCTGGCCCTCGCCGTGGCCGTGCTGCTGGCCTTGGTTGAACTGGCCACCCCCGGCGGCTGGGACAACCTCAGCGTGCCGGCTGCCGTGGCCGCGCTGGGCTGGTTGATGGTCTGAGAAGGTCTGGCGTACCGCGCCTCGAGTCGGGCCGGCGTCAGCACGCCGATTTCGTGGCTCCAGATCGTCGAATCGGACCCGCAGTGCGTGATCGGGGCGACTGGAGCCACATTCTCGGTGTCAGGTGCCGGTCAACCTCCCCAGGAATGAAACCCGAGACACCCGCGTTGACCCGTATGATTGAAGAATCAACTAATCAGGAGTCAGGATGCAACTCGGAATCTTCACCGTCGGTGATGTCACCCGCGACCCCACGACCGGCCGTACCGTCAGCGAGCACGAGCGGATCAAGAACACCGTGGTCATGGCGAAGAAGGCCGAGGAGATCGGACTCGACGTGTTCGCCACCGGTGAGCACCACAACCCGCCGTTCGTCCCCAGCTCACCCACCACCACCCTGGCCTACATCGGCGCGCAGACCGAGCGGATCATCCTCTCCACCTCGACCACGCTGATCACCACCAACGATCCGGTGAAGATCGCCGAGGACTATGCGACCCTGCAGCACCTGACCGACGGCCGGGTGGACCTGATGATGGGCCGCGGGAACACCGCGCCGGTCTACCCCTGGTTCGGCCGCGACATCCGCGACGGGATCGAACTGGCGGTCGAGAACTACGCCCTGTTGCACCGGTTGTGGCGCGAGGAGGTCGTGAACTGGAGCGGCAAGCACCGCACCGCGCTGCAGGGTTTCACCGCCACCCCGCGCCCGCTGGACGGCGTACCGCCGTTCGTCTGGCACGGTTCGATCCGTAGCCCGGAGATCGCCGAACAGGCCGCCTATTACGGCGATGGCTTTTTCCACAACAACATTTTTTGGCCGATGAGTCACACCAAGCAGATGGTGAACCTCTACCGGCAACGCTGGGAGCACTACGGCCACGGACCGGCCCGGACGGCGATCGTCGGCCTGGGTGGACAGTTCTACATGGCGAAGAACTCCCAGGACGCGGTACGCGAGTTCCGGCCCTACTTCGACCAGGCCCCGGTCTACGGACACGGTCCCTCCCTGGAGGAGTTCAGCCGGCTGACCCCATTGACGGTCGGTAGTCCGCAGCAGGTGCTGGAACGCTATGCCGCCATGCGCGAGGACGTCGGCGACTACCAGCGCCAGCTGTTCCTGATCGACCACGCCGGCCTGCCGATCGACACCGTGATGCGACAGCTGGACCTGCTGGCAGAGATCCTGCCGGACCTGCGTGCCGCCTATGCCCAGGGGCGACCGGCGGACGTACCCGAGGCGCCGACCCACGATTCGTTGCTCGGGGCGAAGATCGTCGACCGGGTGGCAGCCGACCTGGCCTCGGCACGGACCGAGGAGGTGCAGTCGTGAAGCTCGCGGTGATCACCGCCGGGGTGGGCTCCCCCTCGGCCACCAAGCTGCTCGGTGACCGACTGGCCGAGGCCTTCGTCGTCGAGACCGGTGCCCAGGTCAGCCAGGTCGAACTGCGCCACCTGGCCCGGGATCTGGCCGGGCACCTGGTGACCCGGGTGCCGACGCCGGAACTGTCCGCGGCGATGGAAGCGGTCGCCGCGGCCGATGCCGTGATCGCGGTGACACCGATCTACAACGGCAGCTTCCACGGGTTGTTCAAGCTGTTCATCGACGCCCTCGATCAGGACACCCTGGCCGATGTACCGGTCCTGCTGGCGGCGACCGGCGGTACGGTGCGGCACTCGATGGCGATCCAGCAGACGCTGGTGCCGCTGTTCTTCCACCTGCGGGCACGGATCCTGCCGACCACCGTCTTCGCCGCCACCGGTGACTGGGGAGATGCCGGCTCCGAGCTGCCGGGCCGGATCGAGCGGGCAGCGCGGGAACTGGCCGATTTCGTCGACGGGGCGCCGCGGCGCAGCCGTACCGATGAATTCGCGGTGGTCCCGTTCGAGGAACTGCTGAACCGCTGAGCATGGCCGCCGGTACGCGCGTACCAGCGTCGCGGTCAGGAGCAGCGCAACTCGCCGTCGGGGGTGTCGCCGTCGGCGAAGTAGTCGACCACGGCATCGTCGACACAGGAGTCACCGCGGCCATAGGCGGTGTGGCCGGTGCCTTCGAGGGTGATCAGGTGGGCTCCCGGCTGCTGTGCCGCCAGGTCCTCGGTCCACTCATAGGGCGTGGCCGGATCGCCGGTGACACCGATCACCAGCATCGGCGGCGCCTCGGGATAGGTCTGGCGGATCGGGATCACTGCATCGACCGGCCAGGTCGGGCAGGCCAGGCTGGGTCCGAAGTAGGTGCCGAAGAGGTCCGAGCCGGACGCGGCGCTCTCGGCGTCGAGGCGGGCCTGTTCGATCCCGGTGTCACCGGCATCGAGGCAGTTGATGGCCAGGAAGGCGTTCGCCCCACCGGCGTAGTGACCGTTCGGGGCGCGGCCGTTGTAGCTGTCGGCCAGGCCCAGCAGGGCATCACCGCGACCGGCCATCGCCGCGGTCAGCGCATCGGCCAGCAGCGGCCACTGGTCGGAATCGGCGTACAGGGCAGCGATGATGCCGGTGACCGCCAGGGACTGGCTCAGGTCACGACCGCCGACCGCCAGCGGACGGCCGTCCAGGTCGTCCAGCAGACCGGTGATCCGGTCGATGATCCCGTCGGCCGAACCTTCCACCGAGCATTCCGGTGAACCGGAACACCACTCGGCGAACTCGCGCAGGGAGGCGTCGAAACCGGCCACCTGACCACTGCCCATTCCGGTGGTACGGAAACCGGTGTCGTCGCTGGGCAATGGGGCCACCGAATCCAGGGCGATCCTGCCCAGCCGATCGGGGAACAGTTCGAGGTAGGTCTGCCCGATGATCGTGCCGTAGGAGTAGCCGAAGTAGTTCAGCTTGTCGTCACCGACCAGTTCGCGCAGCAGGTCCAGGTCCTTGGCGGTGTCGACGGTGGAGACATGTTCCAGCAGTCGGCCCGAATCGGCCAGGCAGAGGTCGCCGAAGTTCCGCCAGCCCTCGACCAGGTCGTCGAACTCGGGCTCGTTGTCGGGTGACTCGTCGAGCGCCAGCAGGGCATCGCGATCGGCGTCGGTCCCGCAGCGCACCGGGGTCGAGTTGGCTGTTCCGCGCGGATCCCAGCCGACGATGTCGTAGGCCTCCAGGCCCTCGGAGCGGAAGGCCTCGACCAACGCCACTCCCGACTCACCGGGGCCGCCGGGGTTGATGAAGATCGTGCCCAGCTTCGGGGTCCGGGTCGCTGGGCGCTGCATCAGGGCCAGTGTGACGGCACTGTCGGCAGGTAGGTCCCAATCCAGGGGAGCGGCCACCTCGGCGCAGCGGAACTCACCGCAAGCACTCCAGTCGAGCTGCTGGCCACGGTAGGCGTCCAGATCGGCCAAACCGTCCCGCATCCCCGGCACCACGACATTCCCGGCATCGGACTCACCTCGATCAGGTGAGCGTTCGGCCGGGACGGGTTGTGCCGACGGTGCCGAACTGCCGGTCTCGGGTTCTGCGGTGCCGGCATCGCGTTCCAGTGATTCGCGCAGCAGGGTCGGGGCCCCGACAGCCACCACGGCGCCGAGGGAACCGGTGCCGAGGACAGCGATCGTCAACAGCACCGAGAGGGCTGCACTGCGGAGGCGGGGCACCCGGCCATGGTAGACGGCGAAGGCCAATCTGCACGCTTCCTGCGCGCCGCAGCGGCAGTCATCGGTGATCGGCGCCGAAGAGGTCGGCGGCCAGTGCCGGCGGGTAGGGCCCGTAGCCGTTCCTGGCCGCCGATCGCCGGCGTGCACCGGGCAGGGCGGTGATCACCTTCAGCAGCCGGCCGGGAATCAACGGCCGGTTGCGTTCCCGGGCGTCGGCGGCGCGCTGCTCGGTCCGTACCTGTGCCTGCTGGACCTGGACGATGGCCGGTTCCCGGGCGCTCTGGATGGCCGACATGACCTCGGCTCCGGGCCGCTCGGTACGGCGCAGCGCCGGGACCAGCAGGTTGGCCGCGACCACTGCGTCCTGCAGCGCCATCAGGATCCCGTTGCCACCCACCGGGGAGATTACATGTGCGGCATCACCGATCAGCAACAACCCCTCGCGGTGCCAGGTACGTACCCGCTTGAGCTCCACCGAGAGCAGCGTGATCTGGTCGAACCCGGTCAGCAGCTCGATCCGATCGCCGAGCCAGCCCAGGTGGGCCGCCAGGAACTGCTTGATCGGCGCCACACCGGCGCTGCGGGCGGCGGCGTACCCGCCCTTGGGTACGGTCACCCCGATCTGCCAGTCCTGCACACCACCGAGCAGTCCGGCATAGGCGTCGCGGCCGAAGTAGAGGTCGACATCGGCCTCGGCCGGATCGTCGGGCCGTCGTGGCATCCGGAACCACAGCAGATCGGTGGTGGCACCAAGATCATCGACCGGAAGCTCGGAAAGCGCACGCAGCTTGGAGAAACGGCCATCGGCGGCGATGACCAGATCGGCCCGCAACTCCCGGGGACCGTCGGCGTCCCGCCAGGCAACCCCGGCCACCCGATCTCCGTCGAAGATCAACTTCCTGACCCGGGCGCCGGTGATCACGGTGAACTCCGGCAGTGCGGCGGCCCGCCCGGCGAGGAAGTCGAGGAACCGTACCTGCGGCATCAGGGCAACGAACGGGAAGCGGGAGTCCAGTTTCGTGTAATCGGTGGTGATCACCGTGCCGGCCGGGGTGAACATGCGGAACCGGGTGGCCTTGAAATGGGGGAGTGCCAGCAGGTCCTCGGCCAGCCCGAGCCGATCCATCAGCTCCAGGGTCCACGGATGCAGCGAATCACCCCGGAAGTCCCGGTCGAAGTCCTGGTGCGACTCCAGCAAGGTGACCGCGATCCCGGCGCGGGCCAGCAGGTACGCCGCCAGCATCCCGCCCGGGCCGCCGCCGACCACGATGCAGCGCGGGGCTGTCGGTTCCTCGGGCTGCGGTTCATCGGGCTGCGGTTCATCGGGCCCCGGGTCATCCGTCACTCATCGACCCTAGCCCGCCGCTGCCCGAACTCATCGGGAGCTGTGGCGACCTCCACCCGCTCCGAGGTCACCATAACTTCCGACAATCTGTCAGGACCAGATGCCGGAGGTGCCGCGTCGGTGGCTGTCCAGCAGATGGGTGTCGACGATCCCGACCGCCTCCATCAGCGCGAACATGGTGGTCGGGCCGACGAAGCGGAAGCCTTTGCGCTTCAGCGCCTTCGACAGTGCCAGTGACTCCGCCGAACGGGTCGGTACGTCGGCGAGCTCCCGTGGCACCGGGGTGGTCCGGGGCCGGAAGCTCCAGATGAAGTCGGCCAGACCGCCCTCGTCCCGCAGGGCGAGCGTCGCCTGGGCATTGGCGATCGTGGCGTCGATCTTCGACCGGTTCCGGACGATCCCGGCATCGGCCCGCAACCGCTCCCGATCGGCCTGCCCGAATCCGGCCACGATCTCGGGGTCGAAGTCGGCGAAGGCGACCCGGAAGTTCTCCCGCTTCCGCAGGATGGTGGCCCAGGACAGACCGGACTGGAAGGCCTCCAGGCTGAGCCGCTCGAACAGCCCGCGTTCGTCGCGTACCGGCATCCCCCACTCGGTGTCGTAGTAGGTGCGCAGCAAGGGGTCGACCGCGGCCCAGGCCGGGCGACGCAGACCGTCCTCGCCCAGCACCGTCATCGGGTCACCACCCACCGCCGCCACCACCGCCGACGCCACCACCACCACTGAAGCCGGATCCACCACCCGAACCCGAGCTCGGCGCGGTCATCGCCGAGGTGGCGGCAGTGCTGAACCCGTCCAGGGATGCGGCGAACGAGGCCGCTCCGTCGGGATCGAAGATCCACGGGCTGGCTCCGACGTACCAGGCGGGGACCACCAGATCGACATCGTCGCGCTGGGCCAGCTCGGCGAACACCCGGGTCCAGCGGTCGGTGAGTCCCCAGATCATCGCGTACGGCAGGTACCGGGAGAAGATGTCCACACCCTCCTCGAACCGGATCTGGTCGGCCTCGGCGGTCCGCAGATAGGTACGGAAACCCGCGGCCTGGACGTTCAGCGCGGTACCGGTCGCCGACCGCCCGGGTACGCCGGAGGCCAGCACCGCCACCACCACCCCGAGTGCCAGCACCGCGACACCGACCAGGCCGATACCGAGGGTGAAACCGAGCGCGAGGAAC comes from the Naumannella halotolerans genome and includes:
- a CDS encoding bifunctional proline dehydrogenase/L-glutamate gamma-semialdehyde dehydrogenase; this translates as MTTEQHSEIRAGEPSVAEVEALVRHWLAEAAKEPVDPAAKQLAQVLTDPTGLEFTVGFVDRVIRPEDLGVAADSLQELAAKAPAFLPWHLRTAVKLGAAVSKVAPWPVIPIARRALREMVGHLLVDASDAKLGKAIARIRERNVRLNINLLGEAVLGQTEAERRMAGTRRLLERDDVDYVSIKVSAAVSPHSAWAFDAAVDHIEQSLLPLYRLASQSPTPKFINLDMEEYRDLDLTMAVFMRLLDRPELLDLEAGIVLQAYLPDALGAMVELQEWAAARRARGGAPIKVRLVKGANLPMEQVEASLHDWPLATWGSKQDSDTNYKRVLHYALQPEHARNVRLGVAGHNLFDVAHAWLLAGNLGVVDQVDFEMLLGMAQGQAEAVRRTVGQLLLYVPVVHPEDFDVAIAYLVRRLEEGASQENFMSAVFSLNDDPTLFARERDRYVASLAGVDDQIPLPNRRQDRRNEDPADSIKPVFDNVPDTDPALAGNREWGTTIIDAIDGSQLGEQLVTEHTVSDVEELESLVSTAVGASAEWGALGGAGRAAVLRKAAAVLAERRAELLEVMGAECGKTLDQSDPEISEAIDFVNYYSSLAEQLDQLDGARQVPVKLTVVTPPWNFPVAIPTGSTTAALAAGSSVIIKPAPQAARCGSVMVQALWDAGVPRAVLQLVHTDEGEVGKRLISHPEVDRLILTGAFDTASLFREFRPDLPLLAETSGKNAIIVTPHADLDLAVKDLVNSAFGHAGQKCSAASLGILVGSVAGSRRFLDQLTDAVRSLKVGYPSDSTTQMGPIIEPASGKLRRALTELAPGEQWLVEPRQLDDSGRLWSPGVKTGVARGSEFHLTEYFGPVLGLIRADDLAEAVQIQNQVDYGLTAGLHSLDRDELEYWLAGVQAGNLYVNRGITGAIVRRQPFGGWKKSAVGPGTKAGGPNYLIGLSDFETSGARDGASISAAIEKLITGVELPDRDREFLVRSTGSDALAWQQEFGVTRDISGLLAEQNHLRYVPTAVTIRDEGAPVAGLLRVLAAGVLSGAQVRVSVPAALPDGLADLVRRHASYVVEDDVAWRQRLTGPDAPARVRLLAGERQRFAEQSGGRADIALYAQPVTEAGRVELLPYLVEQAVSITAHRFGSPTSLVDGLL
- a CDS encoding siderophore-interacting protein is translated as MSFKEASKFTTMCEVAVIANEQISPNFRRITVAGEELAQLPRHGFDHWFRLFLPQESGETNFDLPKKLGLIGYVKFMRMNSATRPYLRNYTVAEFRPDQRELDIDFVVHGDHGPASRWAQRAGAGDTVVLVDQGRGFDPDPGAAQYLLAGDETVLPAIAGILRDLPREARGLAVLEVADAGDRRELAAPAGFDIRWLVRTDEHPGSLALAELKTWQPDDPKSLSAYICGEHELPVGGRRHLVSLGVPKSRIAFVGYWRQGKAAY
- a CDS encoding acyl-CoA dehydrogenase, which gives rise to MVDSVAEHTDEELHPPLELGVEAPETELDSAWLGRHLLGKWEEQRLAGRRKAADPRYQRIDGLSMDEHRARVTEQVKLLADDGAALAAFPARLGGRDDHGGNIAGFEELALADPSLQIKAGVQFGLFGAAILHLGTERHHDELLPPMMSLQNPGAFAMTETGHGSDVASIGTTATYDPATEEFVIHTPFRAAWKDYLGNAAVDGRAAVVFAQLITGGERQGVHAFYVPIRDAEGNFLPGVGGEDDGLKGGLGGVDNGRLHFDQVRIPRTQLLNRYGDVAPDGTYSSPIASPGRRFFTMLGTLVQGRVSIDGAAVVVSKAALAIAIRYGAERRQFHASSTEEEEVILDYRSHQRRLFTRLADTYARSYVHDRLLDDLDEVFSGTDDTPERREDLETLAAGVKAVSSWQALDILQECREACGGAGFLQANRLTQLRADLDVYATFEGDNTVLLQLVGKRLLSDYAKQFKGANAAALAQFAAKELAGRAASLVGFHQLSQDVGDLWRASSASVALRRRAVQTELLTDRVSSIVGDIAMRLRSVGRDDPAAAAKAFNNVQNELLDAARAWVELKTYEAFADAVAQMPDATRTVMKDLRDLYALWLIEKNLAWYLANGRLSGARAKVVSSTIERLLVKIRPHALGLVDAFGYGDEHLRAEIATGAEARRQQEAAAHRE
- a CDS encoding LLM class flavin-dependent oxidoreductase; translated protein: MQLGIFTVGDVTRDPTTGRTVSEHERIKNTVVMAKKAEEIGLDVFATGEHHNPPFVPSSPTTTLAYIGAQTERIILSTSTTLITTNDPVKIAEDYATLQHLTDGRVDLMMGRGNTAPVYPWFGRDIRDGIELAVENYALLHRLWREEVVNWSGKHRTALQGFTATPRPLDGVPPFVWHGSIRSPEIAEQAAYYGDGFFHNNIFWPMSHTKQMVNLYRQRWEHYGHGPARTAIVGLGGQFYMAKNSQDAVREFRPYFDQAPVYGHGPSLEEFSRLTPLTVGSPQQVLERYAAMREDVGDYQRQLFLIDHAGLPIDTVMRQLDLLAEILPDLRAAYAQGRPADVPEAPTHDSLLGAKIVDRVAADLASARTEEVQS
- a CDS encoding CE1759 family FMN reductase gives rise to the protein MKLAVITAGVGSPSATKLLGDRLAEAFVVETGAQVSQVELRHLARDLAGHLVTRVPTPELSAAMEAVAAADAVIAVTPIYNGSFHGLFKLFIDALDQDTLADVPVLLAATGGTVRHSMAIQQTLVPLFFHLRARILPTTVFAATGDWGDAGSELPGRIERAARELADFVDGAPRRSRTDEFAVVPFEELLNR
- a CDS encoding alpha/beta hydrolase, whose protein sequence is MPRLRSAALSVLLTIAVLGTGSLGAVVAVGAPTLLRESLERDAGTAEPETGSSAPSAQPVPAERSPDRGESDAGNVVVPGMRDGLADLDAYRGQQLDWSACGEFRCAEVAAPLDWDLPADSAVTLALMQRPATRTPKLGTIFINPGGPGESGVALVEAFRSEGLEAYDIVGWDPRGTANSTPVRCGTDADRDALLALDESPDNEPEFDDLVEGWRNFGDLCLADSGRLLEHVSTVDTAKDLDLLRELVGDDKLNYFGYSYGTIIGQTYLELFPDRLGRIALDSVAPLPSDDTGFRTTGMGSGQVAGFDASLREFAEWCSGSPECSVEGSADGIIDRITGLLDDLDGRPLAVGGRDLSQSLAVTGIIAALYADSDQWPLLADALTAAMAGRGDALLGLADSYNGRAPNGHYAGGANAFLAINCLDAGDTGIEQARLDAESAASGSDLFGTYFGPSLACPTWPVDAVIPIRQTYPEAPPMLVIGVTGDPATPYEWTEDLAAQQPGAHLITLEGTGHTAYGRGDSCVDDAVVDYFADGDTPDGELRCS